In Ignavibacteriales bacterium, the following proteins share a genomic window:
- the rbsK gene encoding ribokinase: MERDGILVVGSTNMDMVVTLENFPKLGETILGKKFQTFPGGKGANQAVGVAKLGIKTYFITKMGNDAFKEKLSRGMAEDGVDINAIFVDPEESTGIAVIAVNAKGENEIMVVPGSNMKLMPEEIETKKLLFQKSRILLTQLEIPLETINKSVVLAKENEMIVILNPAPATLIPDNVLSMIDYLTPNETELEILTGQPIRDEVSIKKAAQMLLDKGVKNVIVTVGEKGAMLINQERAAIFNAKKVKAVDSTGAGDSFNAGLAYGLYHNFTLDDSIKFANVVAAISVTKMGAQSSAPTITEVMEFQ, encoded by the coding sequence ATGGAGCGCGATGGAATTCTTGTGGTGGGCAGTACAAATATGGATATGGTTGTTACTCTGGAAAATTTTCCCAAGTTAGGGGAGACAATACTGGGGAAAAAATTTCAGACATTCCCCGGAGGTAAAGGCGCCAACCAGGCTGTTGGTGTAGCCAAGCTTGGTATTAAGACTTACTTCATTACAAAAATGGGGAATGATGCATTCAAAGAAAAATTATCCCGCGGTATGGCAGAAGATGGGGTGGATATCAACGCCATATTTGTTGATCCGGAAGAAAGCACTGGTATAGCAGTTATTGCAGTTAATGCTAAAGGTGAAAACGAAATTATGGTGGTTCCCGGTAGCAATATGAAACTTATGCCGGAGGAAATTGAAACCAAAAAGTTGCTGTTTCAAAAATCCAGAATATTATTAACGCAATTAGAAATCCCGCTTGAAACAATAAACAAATCAGTTGTGCTTGCAAAAGAAAACGAAATGATAGTAATTCTTAATCCAGCTCCGGCAACGTTAATTCCGGATAATGTTTTAAGTATGATTGACTATCTAACACCAAATGAAACCGAACTTGAAATTTTAACTGGTCAACCAATCAGAGATGAAGTCTCAATCAAAAAGGCAGCACAAATGTTACTTGATAAAGGGGTAAAGAATGTCATCGTAACCGTTGGAGAAAAGGGTGCAATGCTCATTAATCAAGAACGGGCAGCAATCTTTAATGCGAAGAAAGTGAAAGCTGTTGATTCAACTGGAGCAGGCGATTCCTTTAATGCAGGTTTAGCTTACGGATTATATCATAATTTCACCTTGGACGATTCAATTAAATTTGCAAATGTTGTTGCTGCCATATCTGTAACAAAGATGGGTGCTCAATCATCAGCACCAACTATTACTGAAGTGATGGAATTCCAATAA